A window from Streptomyces subrutilus encodes these proteins:
- a CDS encoding MraY family glycosyltransferase, translated as MGQPVREYLLTLCVTVAVTYLLTGPVRKFAIAAGAMPEIRARDVHREPTPRLGGIAMFGGLCAGLLVADHLHNLNGVFELSNEPRALLSGAALIWLVGVLDDKFELDALIKLGAQMISAGVMVMQGLTILWIPVPWIGTVPLTQWQGNLLTVALVVITINAVNFVDGLDGLAAGMVCIAAAALFLYAYRIWFGYGIEAAAPATLFAAILMGMCLGFLPHNMHPARIFMGDSGSMLIGLVLAASAISITGQVDPDAMALFAGGERNATHAMLPVFIPLLLPLTIIAIPMADLILAIVRRTWNGQSPFAADRGHLHHRLLELGHSHSRAVLIMYFWSGLIAFGAVAYSVHSASMWIVLAIAALSALGLILLLLPRFTPRAPHWAEGLVPPRYRHAERAAAAAEAAALETTGREPEFARPIAAGVSGVNGATAVGPRSRFPDRRKAESTR; from the coding sequence CTGGGGCAGCCCGTGCGTGAATATCTGCTGACGCTTTGCGTCACGGTCGCGGTGACCTACCTGCTGACCGGGCCCGTGCGGAAGTTCGCGATCGCGGCCGGGGCCATGCCGGAGATCCGCGCCCGCGACGTGCACCGCGAGCCCACGCCGCGGCTGGGCGGCATCGCCATGTTCGGCGGACTGTGCGCGGGACTGCTGGTCGCGGACCACCTGCACAACCTCAACGGCGTCTTCGAGCTGTCGAACGAGCCGCGGGCCCTGCTCTCCGGAGCGGCCCTGATCTGGCTGGTCGGCGTGCTCGACGACAAGTTCGAGCTGGACGCGCTGATCAAGCTCGGCGCCCAGATGATCTCCGCGGGCGTGATGGTCATGCAGGGCCTGACCATCCTGTGGATCCCCGTTCCGTGGATCGGGACGGTCCCGCTCACCCAGTGGCAGGGCAACCTGCTCACCGTGGCCCTCGTGGTGATCACCATCAACGCGGTGAACTTCGTGGACGGCCTCGACGGCCTGGCCGCCGGCATGGTGTGCATCGCCGCCGCCGCGCTCTTCCTCTACGCGTACCGGATCTGGTTCGGGTACGGCATCGAGGCCGCGGCCCCCGCGACCCTCTTCGCCGCGATCCTGATGGGCATGTGCCTGGGCTTCCTGCCGCACAACATGCACCCCGCCCGCATCTTCATGGGCGACTCCGGATCGATGCTCATCGGCCTGGTGCTGGCCGCCTCCGCGATCTCGATCACCGGCCAGGTGGACCCGGACGCGATGGCCCTGTTCGCGGGCGGCGAGCGCAACGCGACGCACGCGATGCTGCCCGTCTTCATCCCGCTGCTGCTGCCGCTGACCATCATCGCGATCCCGATGGCCGACCTGATCCTGGCCATCGTGCGGCGCACCTGGAACGGCCAGTCGCCCTTCGCTGCCGACCGCGGACACCTCCACCACCGGCTGCTGGAGCTCGGGCACTCGCACAGCCGCGCGGTGCTGATCATGTACTTCTGGTCGGGGCTGATCGCCTTCGGGGCGGTCGCGTACTCGGTGCACTCCGCCTCGATGTGGATCGTGCTGGCCATCGCCGCCCTGAGCGCCCTCGGCCTGATCCTGCTCCTGCTGCCGCGCTTCACGCCGCGCGCCCCGCACTGGGCGGAGGGTCTCGTCCCGCCGCGCTACCGGCACGCGGAACGGGCCGCCGCCGCGGCGGAGGCGGCCGCCCTGGAGACCACGGGGCGCGAGCCGGAGTTCGCGAGGCCGATCGCGGCGGGAGTGTCCGGCGTCAACGGAGCGACTGCCGTAGGCCCCCGTTCGCGCTTCCCCGACCGGCGTAAGGCTGAATCCACGCGCTGA
- the glyA gene encoding serine hydroxymethyltransferase, protein MSVTTEQPTDLLRRQDPQLADILDGERQRQATTLQLSAAENFTSPAVLAALGSALANKYAEGYPGARHHGGCEYADLAERVAVERARALFGAEHANVQAHSGSSAVLAAYAALLRPGDTVLAMGLPYGGHLTHGSPANFSGRWFDFVGYGVDPATGLVDYGQVQRLAREHRPKAIVCGSISAPRHPEYSAFREIADEVGAFLIADAAHPIGLVAGGAAPSPVPYADVVCATTHKVLRGPRGGMILCGAEFAERIDRAVFPFTQGGAQMHTIAAKAVAFGEAAGPAFSGYAHRVVGNARTLADALADHGFAITTGGTDTHLITADPAALGVDGPTARGRLAAAGIVLETCALPYGDQRGIRLGTAAVTTQGMGEAQMLRIAALFADALRGEAAKTRAEVNELGRGFPPYGDQ, encoded by the coding sequence ATGAGCGTCACCACCGAGCAGCCGACGGACCTCCTGCGACGGCAGGACCCGCAGCTCGCCGACATCCTCGACGGCGAGCGGCAGCGCCAGGCGACCACGCTCCAGCTCAGCGCCGCCGAGAACTTCACCTCCCCCGCCGTCCTCGCCGCCCTCGGGTCGGCGCTCGCCAACAAGTACGCCGAGGGCTACCCGGGCGCCCGCCACCACGGCGGGTGCGAGTACGCCGATCTCGCCGAGCGGGTCGCCGTGGAGCGGGCGCGGGCGCTGTTCGGCGCCGAGCACGCCAACGTGCAGGCCCACTCCGGCTCCTCCGCGGTGCTCGCCGCCTACGCCGCGCTGCTGCGGCCCGGGGACACGGTGCTGGCCATGGGGCTCCCGTACGGCGGGCACCTCACCCACGGGTCGCCGGCCAACTTCTCCGGGCGCTGGTTCGACTTCGTCGGGTACGGGGTGGACCCCGCGACCGGGCTCGTCGACTACGGGCAGGTGCAGCGGCTGGCCCGCGAGCACCGGCCCAAGGCCATCGTCTGCGGATCGATCTCCGCGCCCCGCCACCCCGAGTACTCGGCCTTCCGGGAGATCGCCGACGAGGTCGGGGCCTTCCTGATCGCCGACGCCGCCCACCCCATCGGGCTGGTGGCCGGCGGGGCCGCCCCCAGCCCCGTCCCCTACGCCGACGTCGTGTGCGCGACCACGCACAAGGTGCTGCGCGGACCGCGCGGCGGCATGATCCTGTGCGGCGCCGAGTTCGCCGAGCGCATCGACCGGGCGGTGTTCCCCTTCACCCAGGGCGGCGCCCAGATGCACACCATCGCGGCCAAGGCCGTGGCCTTCGGCGAGGCCGCCGGACCGGCCTTCAGCGGATACGCCCACCGGGTCGTCGGCAACGCGCGGACGCTGGCCGACGCCCTCGCGGACCACGGCTTCGCGATCACCACCGGCGGGACCGACACCCACCTGATCACCGCAGACCCCGCGGCGCTGGGCGTCGACGGCCCGACCGCCCGCGGCCGGCTGGCGGCGGCGGGGATCGTGCTGGAGACCTGCGCCCTCCCGTACGGGGACCAGCGCGGCATCCGGCTCGGCACGGCCGCGGTGACCACCCAGGGAATGGGGGAGGCGCAGATGCTCCGGATCGCGGCCCTGTTCGCCGACGCCCTGCGCGGGGAAGCCGCGAAGACCCGCGCGGAGGTCAACGAACTGGGACGGGGATTTCCCCCGTACGGGGATCAATAG
- the atpB gene encoding F0F1 ATP synthase subunit A, producing MKEPAVSADPTTVLAFETDCHIFDGCGFPAPGLHSFLFQPIFGDGDSNTYFNKTMLLALLGTVVIVGFFWLAFRKPKVVPGKLQMVAEAGYDFVRRGIVYETLGKKEGEKYVPLMVSLFFFVWILNVWSIVPLAQFPVTSIISYPAALAAIVYVIWMSVTFKRHGFVGGFKNLTGYDKSLGAVLPMVMVIEFFSNVLVRPFTHAVRLFANMFAGHTLLLLFTIASWYLLNGIGIAYAGVSFVMVLVMTAFELFIQAVQAYVFVLLACSFIQGALAEHH from the coding sequence CTGAAGGAGCCCGCGGTGAGTGCTGACCCGACGACGGTGCTCGCCTTCGAGACCGACTGCCACATCTTCGACGGTTGTGGCTTCCCGGCTCCCGGCCTGCACTCGTTCCTGTTCCAGCCGATCTTCGGCGACGGGGACAGCAACACCTACTTCAACAAGACGATGCTGCTGGCCCTGCTCGGCACGGTCGTCATCGTCGGCTTCTTCTGGCTGGCCTTCCGCAAGCCGAAGGTCGTCCCGGGCAAGCTGCAGATGGTCGCCGAAGCCGGTTACGACTTCGTGCGCCGCGGCATCGTGTACGAGACGCTGGGCAAGAAGGAGGGCGAGAAGTACGTCCCCCTGATGGTCTCGCTGTTCTTCTTCGTCTGGATCCTGAACGTCTGGTCGATCGTCCCGCTGGCCCAGTTCCCGGTGACGTCGATCATCTCGTACCCCGCCGCCCTCGCGGCGATCGTGTACGTGATCTGGATGAGCGTGACGTTCAAGCGTCACGGCTTCGTCGGCGGCTTCAAGAACCTGACGGGCTACGACAAGTCGCTCGGCGCGGTCCTGCCGATGGTCATGGTCATCGAGTTCTTCTCGAACGTCCTGGTCCGCCCGTTCACCCACGCGGTCCGACTGTTCGCGAACATGTTCGCCGGTCACACCCTGCTGCTGCTCTTCACGATCGCCAGCTGGTACCTGCTGAACGGCATCGGGATCGCCTACGCCGGCGTCTCGTTCGTCATGGTCCTGGTGATGACCGCTTTCGAGCTCTTCATCCAGGCGGTCCAGGCGTACGTCTTCGTCCTCCTGGCCTGCAGCTTCATTCAGGGCGCGCTCGCCGAGCACCACTGA
- the atpE gene encoding ATP synthase F0 subunit C, which yields MSQTLAAVTGSLGSIGYGLAAIGPGVGVGIIFGNGTQALARQPEAAGLIRANQILGFAFCEALALIGLVMPFVYGP from the coding sequence ATGTCCCAGACCCTTGCTGCCGTCACCGGCTCCCTCGGCTCCATCGGTTACGGCCTTGCGGCCATCGGCCCCGGCGTCGGCGTCGGCATCATCTTCGGTAACGGCACCCAGGCTCTCGCTCGTCAGCCCGAGGCGGCCGGTCTGATCCGCGCCAACCAGATCCTCGGCTTCGCCTTCTGTGAGGCGCTCGCCCTCATCGGTCTGGTCATGCCGTTCGTCTACGGCCCGTGA
- the prmC gene encoding peptide chain release factor N(5)-glutamine methyltransferase, with translation MNLLLAEVAQATQRLAAAGVPSPRFDAEELAAFVHGVKRGELHHVKDADFDARYWETVARREAREPLQHITGRAFFRYLELQVGPGVFVPRPETESVVDWAIQAVRAMDVVEPLIVDLCTGSGAIALAMAQEVPRSRVHAVELSEDALRWTRKNAEGSRVSVHQGDALSALPELDGQVDLVISNPPYIPLTEWEYVAPEARDHDPEMALFSGEDGLDTIRGIERTAHRLLRPGGIVVIEHADTQGGQVPWIFAEERGWADAADHPDLNKRPRFATARKALP, from the coding sequence GTGAACTTGCTGCTTGCCGAGGTGGCCCAGGCCACCCAGCGGCTGGCCGCCGCCGGCGTGCCCTCACCGCGCTTCGACGCGGAGGAGCTCGCGGCCTTCGTGCACGGCGTCAAGCGGGGGGAACTGCACCACGTCAAGGACGCGGACTTCGACGCCCGCTACTGGGAGACCGTCGCCCGCCGCGAGGCCCGCGAGCCGCTCCAGCACATCACCGGCCGCGCCTTCTTCCGGTACCTGGAGCTCCAGGTCGGCCCCGGGGTCTTCGTGCCCCGGCCCGAGACCGAGTCGGTCGTGGACTGGGCCATACAGGCCGTCCGGGCGATGGACGTCGTCGAACCGCTGATCGTCGACCTGTGCACCGGCTCCGGCGCCATCGCCCTGGCCATGGCGCAGGAGGTGCCGCGCTCGCGCGTGCACGCCGTCGAACTGTCCGAGGACGCCCTGCGCTGGACCCGCAAGAACGCCGAGGGCTCCCGGGTCAGCGTCCACCAGGGCGACGCGCTCAGCGCGCTGCCCGAGCTGGACGGCCAGGTCGACCTGGTCATCTCCAACCCGCCGTACATCCCGCTCACCGAGTGGGAGTACGTCGCCCCCGAGGCCCGGGACCACGATCCCGAGATGGCGCTCTTCTCCGGCGAGGACGGCCTCGACACCATCCGCGGCATCGAGCGCACCGCGCACCGCCTGCTGCGGCCCGGCGGGATCGTCGTCATCGAGCACGCCGACACCCAGGGCGGCCAGGTGCCGTGGATCTTCGCCGAGGAGCGCGGCTGGGCCGACGCGGCGGACCACCCGGACCTCAACAAGCGCCCCCGCTTCGCCACCGCCCGCAAGGCGCTGCCGTGA
- a CDS encoding protein-tyrosine-phosphatase — translation MSPEGRGIARGHLPAAAGTEAFRILHVSTGNVCRSPITERLTRHALAHRLGGPVAGDLIVESAGTWGHEGAPMEANAAAVLADFGADASGFTGRELLDEHVIRADLVLTATRDHRAQVISMGHSAGLRTFTLKEFTRLVRAIDPATLPPLDDGMGERARTLVRAAAALRGWLLAPSPDADEVYDPYGAPITFFRSIGDEINQALEPVVTALTGVTTPR, via the coding sequence GTGAGCCCTGAGGGGCGTGGCATAGCAAGGGGACACCTCCCGGCGGCCGCCGGGACGGAAGCCTTCCGCATCCTCCACGTCAGCACCGGCAACGTCTGCCGTTCGCCCATCACCGAGCGGCTGACGCGGCACGCCCTCGCGCACCGCCTCGGCGGCCCCGTCGCCGGGGACCTCATCGTGGAGAGCGCCGGCACCTGGGGCCACGAAGGCGCCCCGATGGAGGCGAACGCGGCCGCGGTCCTCGCGGACTTCGGCGCCGACGCCTCCGGCTTCACCGGCCGCGAGCTGCTCGACGAGCACGTCATCCGGGCCGACCTGGTACTGACCGCCACCCGCGACCACCGTGCCCAGGTGATCTCCATGGGCCACTCGGCGGGACTGCGCACCTTCACGCTGAAGGAGTTCACCCGGCTGGTCCGGGCGATAGACCCGGCCACCCTGCCGCCGCTCGACGACGGCATGGGGGAGCGCGCCCGCACCCTGGTGCGGGCCGCCGCCGCGCTGCGCGGCTGGCTGCTGGCCCCGTCGCCCGACGCCGACGAGGTCTACGACCCGTACGGCGCCCCCATCACCTTCTTCCGCTCGATCGGCGACGAGATCAACCAGGCGCTGGAGCCCGTGGTGACCGCGCTGACGGGCGTGACCACACCGCGCTGA
- a CDS encoding L-threonylcarbamoyladenylate synthase, whose amino-acid sequence MARRYDCNDATDRKTGLREAASAVRRGELVVLPTDTLYGIGADAFSPEAVQDLLAAKGRGRGMPTPVLIGSPNTLHGLVTDFSEQAWELVDAFWPGALTLVARHQPSLAWDLGDTQGTVAVRMPLHPVAIELLTEVGPMAVSSANLTGHPAPEDCDAAREMLGDSVSVYLDGGPTPGIQPSSIVDVTGKVPVLLREGALSADQLREVVPDLEVAP is encoded by the coding sequence ATGGCCCGGCGATACGACTGCAACGACGCGACGGACCGCAAGACGGGCCTGCGCGAAGCCGCATCCGCCGTGCGCCGCGGCGAGCTCGTCGTGCTGCCCACCGACACCCTGTACGGGATCGGTGCGGATGCCTTCAGTCCCGAGGCCGTACAGGACCTCCTCGCCGCCAAGGGCCGCGGCCGCGGCATGCCCACCCCGGTGCTCATCGGCTCCCCGAACACCCTGCACGGGCTCGTCACGGACTTCTCCGAGCAGGCCTGGGAGCTCGTCGACGCCTTCTGGCCGGGCGCGCTGACCCTCGTCGCCAGGCACCAGCCGTCGCTCGCCTGGGACCTCGGGGACACCCAGGGCACCGTCGCCGTGCGCATGCCCCTGCACCCCGTCGCGATCGAGCTGCTGACCGAGGTCGGCCCGATGGCCGTCTCCTCGGCCAACCTGACCGGGCACCCCGCACCGGAGGACTGCGACGCGGCCCGCGAGATGCTCGGCGACTCCGTCTCCGTGTACCTGGACGGCGGCCCGACCCCCGGCATCCAGCCGTCCTCGATCGTCGACGTCACCGGGAAGGTCCCGGTCCTGCTGCGCGAGGGCGCACTCTCCGCGGACCAGCTGCGGGAGGTCGTACCCGACCTCGAGGTCGCCCCGTGA